From a single Pempheris klunzingeri isolate RE-2024b chromosome 2, fPemKlu1.hap1, whole genome shotgun sequence genomic region:
- the hyal2b gene encoding hyaluronidase-2 gives MEAVLHTLFTTAGQLPWLLLTLFTSWTVLCSADLKQTRWPLYSQKPVLLVWNAPTQECAPRHRVTLSLEQLDIVASPNEGFVRQNLTIFYKERLGLYPHYERGGTAVNGGLPQLASLTQHYEKMPEGLQKYIREPDAKGLAVIDWEEWRPLWIRNWDIKDIYRSKSREMVAKKNPKWTPEQVGKVAQQEFELSARKFMLETLKLAKNLRPNQLWGFYLFPDCYNHDYRSSLKNYTGRCPVVETARNDQLNWLWMECTAFFPSIYIGSVLRSTNYGRLFVRNRVKEAMRLASVGEGLARPVFVYTRPTYINQMTLLTETDLVSTIGESVALGAAGVIFWGDTSYASSSASCSTLNQYLQGPLGRYLLNVSTAAEQCSLALCKSHGRCLRTIPDNDVYLHLSPLTHSITSQGGRLKVTGTPGQAELALFRTHFQCQCYSGYTGEACAQKEKGQNRAPSVFGTWPLCLLLPLGLLTLLH, from the exons ATGGAGGCTGTCCTTCACACTCTCTTCACCACAGCTGGCCAGCTGCCTTGGTTGCTCCTGACTCTGTTTACATCGTGGACAGTCTTGTGTTCAGCAGATTTAAAACAGACAAGATGGCCATTATATTCCCAGAAGCCAGTTCTTCTTGTCTGGAACGCCCCAACACAGGAGTGTGCCCCGCGACATCGTGTAACTTTATCTTTGGAACAGCTTGACATTGTGGCTTCGCCCAATGAGGGCTTTGTTCGACAGAACCTCACAATTTTCTACAAGGAGCGCCTTGGGTTGTATCCCCATTATGAACGAGGTGGCACTGCAGTGAATGGAGGCCTACCACAGCTTGCCAGCCTCACTCAGCACTATGAAAAGATGCCCGAAGGTTTGCAGAAATACATACGTGAGCCAGATGCAAAAGGCTTGGCTGTTAttgactgggaggagtggcgCCCATTGTGGATCCGAAATTGGGATATTAAAGATATCTATCGAAGTAAATCCCGTGAAATGGTTGCCAAAAAGAACCCTAAGTGGACCCCAGAACAAGTAGGAAAAGTTGCACAGCAGGAATTTGAGCTATCAGCTCGCAAATTCATGCTGGAGACTCTAAAACTTGCCAAGAATTTGAGGCCTAATCAACTGTGGGGTTTCTACCTGTTTCCAGATTGTTACAACCATGACTACAGGAGTAGCCTGAAGAACTACACAGGCCGCTGTCCTGTTGTGGAGACTGCCCGCAACGATCAACTTAACTGGTTGTGGATGGAATGCACAGCATTCTTCCCGTCCATATACATCGGTTCTGTACTCCGCTCTACAAATTATGGGCGTCTCTTTGTCCGAAACAGGGTAAAAGAGGCGATGCGCCTGGCATCTGTTGGAGAAGGATTAGCACgtcctgtttttgtttataCCCGTCCTACTTACATCAATCAGATGACCCTCCTAACAGAG ACCGATCTGGTCTCCACCATCGGTGAGAGTGTTGCACTTGGAGCAGCAGGTGTGATCTTCTGGGGGGACACCTCCTATGCAAGCAGCAGT GCCAGCTGCTCCACGCTAAATCAGTATCTTCAGGGACCGCTGGGTCGGTACCTGCTCAATGTGTctacagcagcagaacagtGCAGTCTGGCGTTGTGTAAATCCCACGGTCGCTGTCTGCGCACCATACCAGACAATGACGTGTACCTTCATCTCAGCCCCTTAACTCACAGCATCACCAGTCAGGGTGGCCGGCTGAAGGTTACAGGCACGCCTGGCCAAGCAGAGCTGGCTCTTTTCCGCACACACTTCCAGTGCCAATGCTACAGTGGGTACACGGGTGAGGCCTGTGCTCAGAAAGAAAAAGGGCAGAATAGAGCTCCCTCTGTCTTCGGGACCTGGCCTCTTTGCCTTTTACTCCCTCTAGGACTCCTCACTCTGCTGCACTGA
- the abhd14a gene encoding protein ABHD14A — MNFLRNRLVVLGLVLLATLLLYLLLPSIRQGSMEPSFEAQRMGLMTTAPPPLPTINVSIRTGQLPGDPPLFFREALPIDGAGRQILPRLQVVLLHGQAFTSKTWEELGTMALLATNGYQALAMDLPGYGKSPDSEALKTDQNRVDLLSRFMESLGVRAAVLLSPSLSGHYSIPFLMKKNDQLHGFIPIAPVGTRSYTPQQYQNIQTPTLIVFGALDTNLGAQSHKNLIQLPNHFVLKLEGARHACYMDKPREFHQGLIEFLSKLK; from the exons ATGAATTTCTTGCGTAATCGTCTTGTTGTTCTGGGCCTGGTGTTGTTGGCCACGTTACTGCTCTACCTGCTGCTGCCGTCCATTCGCCAGGGTAGCATGGAGCCGTCTTTTGAAGCTCAAAGGATGGGGCTGATGACCACCGCCCCTCCTCCGCTTCCAACCATCAACGTGTCTATTCGCACCGGACAGCTCCCCGGGGACCCGCCGCTGTTCTTCAGAGAAGCTTTACCCATTGATGGAGCTGGACGACAGATATTGCCGAG GCTGCAAGTGGTCCTTCTCCACGGTCAGGCGTTCACATCCAAAACCTGGGAAGAACTCGGTACGATGGCTCTTCTGGCAACTAATGGATATCAGGCCTTAGCGATGGACCTGCCAG gGTATGGAAAGTCGCCGGACTCAGAGGCTCTGAAGACAGACCAGAATCGGGTGGACCTCCTTTCGAGGTTCATGGAGTCCTTGGGTGTCAGGGCAGCTGTGCTTTTGAGCCCGTCCTTGAGTGGACATTACTCCATCCCCTTCCTTATGAAGAAAAACGATCAGCTGCATGGCTTCATCCCCATTGCGCCCGTCGGCACCCGAAGTTACACTCCACAGCAGTACCAAAACATTCAG acTCCCACCCTGATTGTGTTTGGAGCCCTGGACACAAATCTGGGTGCCCAGTCCCACAAGAACCTCATACAACTTCCAAACCACTTTGTGCTAAAGCTAGAAGGCGCTCGCCACGCCTGCTACATGGACAAACCCAGAGAATTCCACCAAGGATTGATCGAGTTCCTCAGCAAACTGAAGTGA
- the LOC139212268 gene encoding aminoacylase-1-like: protein MLPDKDGPGVGGGQSSPEGEDPSVSLFREYLRLKTVHPEPDYDAAIRFLDRMAEELGLPMKKIEVCPGRVVCIMTWKGTDPTLKSIVLNSHTDVVPVFQEHWKYDAFSAFKDAEGNIYARGSQDMKCVTIQYIQAVRRLKAEGRKLMRTVHLMFVPDEEVGGHKGMETFVKHPDFQKLNIGFALDEGLANPGEAFTVFYGERNPWWITVHCPGSPGHGSRFVENTAAEKLRQVINSFLDFREKEKLRLNTSECFTLGDVTTVNMTMVKGGVAYNVIPPEMDVSFDLRIPPTVNLQEFERQIKEWCKEAGEDVTYEFAQKHMNQNVTSTEERDPWWSAFSGACKIMNMTLEKEIFPAATDSRFIRAVGIPAIGFSPMNRTPILLHDHNEYLNEHVFLKGISVFEGLISALASVPACPDEA from the exons ATGCTGCCTGACAAAGATGGTCCAGGTGTTGGAGGAGGTCAGAGCTCTCCTGAGGGGGAAGACCCCTCTGTGAGTCTGTTCAGAGAGTACCTCCGTCTCAAAACTGTCCACCCAGAGCCTGACTACG ATGCTGCTATTCGGTTCCTGGACAGAATGGCGGAGGAGCTCGGGCTACCCATGAAAAAGATTGAG GTTTGTCCAGGCAGAGTTGTGTGCATCATGACATGGAAAGGGACGGACCCGACCTTGAAATCCATCGTACTGAATTCCCACACAGACGTTGTACCTGTTTTCCAG GAACATTGGAAATACGATGCTTTCAGTGCTTTCAAAGATGCAGAGGGCAACATTTATGCCCGTGGATCACAGGACATGAAATGTGTAACTATACA ATACATCCAGGCAGTCAGAAGACTAAAGGCAGAGGGACGGAAACTGATGCGCACTGTGCACTTAATGTTCGTTCCCG atgaagaAGTTGGCGGTCACAAGGGAATGGAAACATTTGTGAAGCATCCAGACTTCCAAAAATTAAACATTGGCTTTGCGCTTGATGAAG GTCTGGCCAACCCTGGTGAGGCCTTCACTGTGTTCTATGGAGAGAGGAACCCCTGGT GGATTACAGTCCACTGCCCAGGCAGTCCAGGTCACGGCTCTCGGTTTGTGGAGAACACAGCCGCCGAGAAGCTG cGACAAGTCATAAACTCCTTCCTGGATttcagagagaaggagaaacttAG gCTTAATACCAGTGAGTGTTTCACGCTCGGCGATGTCACCACTGTGAATATGACCATGGTCAAAGGAGGCGTGGCCTACAACGTCATCCCACCTGAAATGGATGTCAGCTTTGACCTCAGAATACCACCCACAGTAAATCTGCAG GAGTTTGAAAGGCAGATCAAAGAGTGGTGTAAAGAAGCAGGAGAGGATGTCACTTATGAATTTGCTCAG AAACATATGAATCAGAATGTGACTTCAACCGAGGAGCGTGATCCTTGGTGGAGCGCCTTCAGTGGCGCCTGCAAGATAAT GAATATGACTCTGGAAAAGGAGATATTTCCAGCTGCCACTGATAGCCGTTTCATCCGAGCT GTGGGCATCCCTGCTATCGGCTTTTCCCCAATGAACCGGACTCCAATCCTGCTGCACGATCACAACGAGTATCTGAATGAGCACGTCTTCCTGAAAGGCATCAGCGTGTTCGAGGGGCTCATCTCAGCTCTTGCCAGCGTTCCTGCCTGTCCTGATGAGGCTTAG